From Yersinia hibernica, a single genomic window includes:
- a CDS encoding glycoside hydrolase family 24 protein, translated as MSETIDSLLVSLGLETDAKSFQTANDAVKGIKDGILQLAAAAGTGVGLKALTADLSASVLEMDRLSKITNFTVKQIDGLRYAMRSLGLSPDAANQIVQKIPDLQQRARQGELGDKAYWNGAFNPTEFANKTGMDSLKYLIDAYGKMDNDQRRNLRSGIGSGDNDPFTRLLEGGSKGLNASLKNFEELYKPLDPKLIDSANEFNKEMADLATNFDNLARSMGGDLLPIINALLESINQFIKENPEVSKAILTAAGLAGTAGAVKFVGGMLPGGGKPPAGAAGGRGWLSRLLVNPVTIGAAATLTPGNIFTSADDAKAMSNPEALKRQNWAKNNPGVPYPSDTSDLNNLVDDPNVRQYLEVLSKAEGTASYANSGYNTMFGGDQFYDNSDHPRQLKDFTQTDGTKNKTSAAGRYQFTSSSWDDAAKALNLTDFSPRSQDLAALFLIQRAGQLENVTNGNFADATSGLGGVWASLPSSNYAQPKRSWEEIQGYSDRQNTPMQAVAASAPRGDVRLEQHNIINVGTVGGDSESIRDGVLQATTQLAQQARDMMHTEHY; from the coding sequence ATGTCAGAGACGATTGATTCTCTATTGGTTTCCCTTGGCCTGGAAACAGATGCAAAGAGCTTTCAAACCGCCAATGATGCCGTTAAAGGGATTAAAGACGGCATATTGCAACTGGCCGCCGCAGCCGGTACCGGTGTTGGGTTAAAAGCCCTGACTGCGGATTTATCTGCCTCAGTATTAGAAATGGACAGGCTGAGTAAGATTACCAACTTTACCGTTAAACAGATCGATGGTCTGCGCTACGCGATGCGTAGCCTTGGTCTTAGCCCGGATGCGGCTAATCAGATTGTGCAGAAAATCCCTGACCTGCAACAGCGTGCCAGACAAGGGGAGTTAGGCGATAAAGCCTATTGGAATGGTGCATTTAACCCTACGGAATTTGCCAATAAAACCGGCATGGACTCGCTCAAGTATCTTATAGATGCTTACGGCAAAATGGATAATGACCAGCGGAGAAATCTGCGCAGTGGAATTGGCAGCGGTGATAATGATCCTTTTACCCGCTTACTGGAAGGCGGTAGCAAGGGGCTTAATGCCTCATTGAAAAATTTTGAAGAGTTATATAAACCGCTCGATCCCAAGCTTATTGATTCTGCCAACGAGTTTAATAAAGAGATGGCGGATTTGGCGACTAACTTTGACAATCTGGCCCGTTCGATGGGGGGCGACTTACTGCCAATCATCAATGCGTTATTAGAAAGTATTAATCAGTTTATTAAAGAAAACCCCGAAGTCTCAAAAGCGATTCTAACTGCTGCCGGTCTGGCCGGTACCGCTGGTGCAGTAAAGTTTGTCGGCGGCATGCTACCTGGCGGCGGTAAGCCACCCGCAGGTGCTGCTGGTGGGCGCGGCTGGTTGTCACGCTTGTTGGTCAATCCGGTCACCATCGGCGCGGCGGCGACATTAACGCCCGGTAATATTTTTACCAGTGCCGACGATGCCAAAGCTATGAGTAATCCCGAAGCGCTTAAACGCCAGAACTGGGCTAAAAATAACCCCGGCGTGCCTTACCCCAGTGATACCAGTGACCTTAATAATCTGGTTGATGATCCTAACGTTCGCCAGTATCTGGAGGTGCTATCCAAAGCTGAGGGAACCGCCAGTTATGCCAATTCTGGCTATAACACGATGTTTGGCGGCGACCAATTCTATGACAACAGTGACCACCCACGGCAATTAAAAGATTTCACGCAAACAGACGGCACTAAAAATAAAACCTCGGCTGCCGGGCGCTATCAGTTCACCAGCAGCTCTTGGGATGATGCCGCCAAAGCGCTTAATCTGACCGACTTTTCACCACGCAGTCAGGATCTCGCCGCACTGTTTCTGATTCAACGTGCCGGTCAGTTAGAAAATGTGACGAACGGGAATTTTGCTGATGCCACCAGCGGGCTTGGCGGTGTGTGGGCCTCGCTCCCTTCATCAAATTACGCCCAGCCTAAACGTTCATGGGAAGAGATTCAGGGCTACAGCGACCGCCAGAATACCCCTATGCAAGCAGTCGCCGCATCCGCACCCCGTGGTGATGTCAGGCTGGAGCAACACAATATTATTAATGTGGGTACCGTGGGCGGTGATAGCGAATCCATCCGTGACGGGGTGTTACAGGCCACTACTCAACTGGCCCAGCAAGCACGGGACATGATGCATACGGAGCACTACTGA
- a CDS encoding phage baseplate protein, producing the protein MAITGLFTRNRPKIGNLYFDALLEESSELRTDVSEFPLEDANTAHDNAVTRALALTMIIGVSDNWFRELLAQQDSSIAGLLGAGASITTGMAASLLSGRAAALAGVAASVGTSLYSGSLGSQSRSTRSQNLLEQLRELQRSHTPFELVASRGAAYKNCLIINTRTQLKKENEGGLEIVVELLQLNIIYDTVAETNDNLPYGDSAATQGQREYSFGEVFVEAT; encoded by the coding sequence ATGGCTATTACCGGACTATTTACCCGTAACCGACCGAAAATCGGCAATCTCTATTTTGATGCATTACTGGAAGAATCGAGCGAACTGCGTACTGATGTCAGTGAGTTTCCGCTGGAAGACGCCAATACCGCCCACGATAACGCGGTTACCCGCGCGCTGGCGCTAACCATGATTATCGGTGTATCCGATAACTGGTTTCGTGAACTGCTGGCCCAGCAAGATAGCAGCATTGCAGGACTACTGGGGGCCGGAGCCAGTATCACTACTGGTATGGCGGCCAGTTTGCTTTCTGGCCGGGCGGCGGCGCTGGCAGGGGTGGCTGCTTCGGTTGGCACCAGTCTGTATTCCGGCAGTTTGGGATCACAATCGCGCTCAACCCGTTCGCAAAATTTACTCGAGCAATTGCGTGAATTACAGCGTTCACATACGCCGTTCGAATTAGTGGCCAGTCGGGGGGCCGCCTATAAAAACTGTCTGATCATCAACACCCGCACCCAATTGAAAAAAGAGAATGAGGGCGGGTTGGAGATTGTGGTTGAACTGTTGCAACTCAATATTATTTACGACACCGTTGCTGAAACCAATGACAATTTGCCCTATGGCGATAGTGCTGCCACTCAGGGGCAACGTGAATACTCATTTGGAGAAGTTTTTGTCGAGGCCACGTAA
- a CDS encoding phage baseplate plug family protein, with protein sequence MKVIPLNNGYAVQRFRVQLNNHYLVFRLHWLTRFNYFCVDIYEQDEPVVLGRALHIGVNLLAGLNTDIGVLILVGETPTIANLGINNRLTWYPDNE encoded by the coding sequence ATGAAAGTTATCCCATTAAATAATGGTTACGCGGTGCAGCGTTTCCGAGTGCAATTAAATAATCACTATCTGGTATTTCGTTTGCACTGGCTCACCCGTTTTAATTATTTCTGTGTCGATATTTATGAACAGGATGAGCCGGTAGTTTTGGGGCGTGCTTTGCATATTGGCGTTAATTTATTGGCTGGACTCAATACCGATATTGGTGTGCTGATATTAGTCGGGGAGACTCCGACTATCGCCAACCTTGGCATTAATAATCGCCTGACATGGTACCCCGATAATGAGTAG
- a CDS encoding baseplate hub protein, translated as MSSYFGRNYLLTITPVSGDELTYQPPLEIRFAVDNTPQNVDATARITLYGISARTRALIQRYDDKEKRYGNLVLKAGYGDNIGTIFSGRIHNVEVVKEGVNTCLRLYCRTIGLAWNTTIFKTWGANTPAIEMLKDVAAAFGLDVEVIGDFSDLPRFATSYNSGGRLCRDILDSVKDDWKYYWMITPSRVLLAREGAARKWATHEITAKNGMESVPRWYLSTMEIDVKMNHQIQPADVINVTSSFWTINFSGMYNSDLNNLANIQQQTGQFNVLRTYHEGTLWGDTWKTTLISQWRMP; from the coding sequence ATGAGTAGCTATTTTGGCCGTAATTACTTACTGACCATTACCCCGGTGAGTGGTGATGAACTTACCTATCAGCCGCCATTAGAGATCCGTTTTGCTGTCGATAATACCCCGCAGAATGTTGATGCCACCGCCAGAATTACCCTTTACGGTATTTCGGCCCGCACCCGCGCCTTGATCCAGCGCTATGACGACAAAGAAAAGCGTTATGGCAACCTGGTATTAAAAGCCGGTTATGGCGACAACATCGGCACGATATTCAGCGGACGCATTCACAATGTCGAAGTGGTCAAAGAGGGGGTAAATACCTGCCTGCGGCTATATTGCCGCACGATTGGGCTGGCATGGAATACCACGATATTTAAAACCTGGGGCGCGAATACGCCTGCCATTGAAATGCTCAAAGATGTCGCAGCGGCTTTTGGGCTTGATGTTGAAGTGATTGGTGACTTTTCCGACTTACCGCGTTTTGCCACTTCCTATAATTCCGGTGGCCGCTTGTGTCGCGATATTCTCGATAGCGTAAAAGATGACTGGAAATATTACTGGATGATCACGCCATCACGAGTGTTATTAGCCAGAGAGGGTGCTGCCAGAAAATGGGCGACTCATGAGATCACCGCTAAAAATGGTATGGAAAGTGTCCCGCGTTGGTATCTCAGCACTATGGAAATTGACGTCAAAATGAATCATCAAATTCAGCCGGCTGATGTGATTAATGTCACCTCAAGTTTTTGGACGATCAATTTCAGCGGCATGTATAACTCCGACCTCAATAATCTGGCGAATATTCAGCAGCAGACCGGCCAGTTTAATGTGCTGCGTACCTACCACGAAGGTACTTTATGGGGTGATACGTGGAAAACCACGCTGATCAGTCAATGGCGTATGCCCTGA
- a CDS encoding Gp138 family membrane-puncturing spike protein, which yields MMIESNPLYTTMMLLKRDMVRDLMIGMPGKVISYNADQQRAVVECGIQRHIGDGQFKTLPVIEHVPVQFSGSAEWTVFHELPAGTEGYIHFSQRSIDNWLSQGGPVAPLDARMFNPSDAFFAPGYRSQQTAIAGLPTEGIGLTNKSGGVRIHLTDSGMTLTAGGTSLALTESGMSYSGPEFTNNGQTTLNGRTEVTQGGLAVGELEVGDHDHGGVQHGNDRTDGPQ from the coding sequence ATGATGATTGAGAGCAACCCGCTGTATACCACCATGATGCTGCTCAAGCGCGATATGGTGCGTGACCTGATGATCGGCATGCCCGGCAAAGTCATTAGCTATAACGCCGATCAGCAACGCGCAGTGGTGGAGTGTGGCATTCAGCGTCATATCGGTGACGGTCAATTTAAGACACTCCCCGTTATCGAACATGTGCCGGTGCAATTTTCTGGCAGTGCAGAATGGACGGTTTTTCATGAATTACCCGCGGGTACCGAGGGTTATATTCATTTCAGCCAACGTTCTATCGACAATTGGCTCAGTCAGGGGGGGCCGGTAGCACCACTGGATGCACGGATGTTTAATCCGTCCGATGCTTTCTTTGCCCCCGGTTACCGCTCACAGCAAACCGCGATTGCGGGCTTGCCGACCGAGGGGATTGGTTTAACTAACAAAAGTGGCGGGGTGCGCATTCACCTCACTGATAGTGGAATGACTTTGACGGCTGGCGGTACCTCATTGGCGCTTACCGAATCTGGCATGAGTTATAGCGGCCCTGAATTTACCAATAATGGGCAAACCACCCTTAATGGTCGTACTGAGGTCACTCAAGGTGGCTTGGCGGTTGGCGAACTGGAAGTTGGCGACCACGACCACGGCGGCGTGCAACACGGCAATGATCGCACTGATGGGCCGCAATAG
- a CDS encoding baseplate J/gp47 family protein, which yields MATINRDGASGTTLSEYLDTMRQRYLAIDDGWNINPESPDGMAIAVWCEALANLDEAVINAYHAADPNSAIDQQLDRIAAFAGIKRKSATYSTATVNFSGIAFTPINAGTLIRNRATNTLWATDGDVVTDAAGNATVNVTCTLAGAQGANSHNLTIIATPIGGITVVTNNTAASMGLDKETNNAFRIRRNESVALPGSNQIDNIYAALVNIDDVKRARIYENFEDQADENGVLGHSMAIFVDGGSIEDVINSIAINKSPGCGLNRYNTFPNKISLDTVTPKGNPITVTFFRPQLIPVYVRVEIASNSEFIDEEIKQAIVDYSITGFDQTNGFSKLGFKIGESIGAGRLFTPVNYLVAGNGFVNVITVGTAAEQVNENAVRIAFNQLGVFSTENIEVVYV from the coding sequence ATGGCAACCATTAATCGTGACGGGGCCAGCGGCACCACGCTGAGTGAATATCTGGATACTATGCGCCAGCGTTATCTTGCTATTGATGATGGCTGGAATATTAACCCGGAATCACCAGATGGTATGGCAATAGCGGTCTGGTGTGAGGCATTAGCTAATTTGGATGAAGCGGTAATTAATGCCTATCATGCAGCCGATCCCAATTCAGCGATTGACCAACAATTAGACCGCATTGCTGCGTTCGCTGGAATCAAACGCAAAAGTGCGACCTATTCAACTGCCACCGTTAATTTTAGCGGTATCGCTTTTACGCCGATCAATGCCGGGACATTAATCAGAAATAGGGCGACTAATACCTTATGGGCGACCGATGGTGATGTTGTTACTGACGCGGCAGGGAATGCGACGGTGAATGTTACTTGTACGCTGGCAGGGGCGCAGGGGGCCAATAGTCATAATCTGACCATTATTGCCACACCGATCGGCGGCATTACGGTGGTGACAAATAACACTGCAGCGTCAATGGGATTGGATAAAGAAACCAATAACGCATTTCGCATCCGGCGCAATGAATCAGTGGCGTTACCTGGCTCCAATCAGATTGATAATATTTATGCGGCGCTGGTGAATATTGATGATGTTAAACGGGCGCGGATTTATGAAAATTTTGAGGATCAAGCCGACGAGAATGGGGTGCTCGGTCACTCAATGGCGATATTTGTTGATGGTGGCAGCATCGAGGATGTTATTAACAGTATTGCCATCAATAAAAGCCCCGGTTGTGGGTTAAACCGTTATAACACTTTCCCCAATAAAATCTCGTTGGATACTGTTACCCCAAAAGGTAACCCGATCACCGTAACCTTTTTTCGCCCCCAACTAATACCGGTTTATGTACGGGTAGAGATCGCCAGTAATAGCGAATTTATTGACGAAGAGATAAAACAGGCGATTGTCGATTACAGCATTACCGGTTTTGATCAGACCAATGGCTTTTCTAAGTTGGGCTTTAAAATTGGTGAAAGTATTGGTGCGGGCCGTTTATTTACCCCAGTCAATTATCTGGTGGCCGGTAATGGTTTTGTGAATGTGATTACCGTCGGTACAGCAGCGGAGCAGGTTAATGAGAATGCAGTAAGAATAGCCTTTAATCAGCTCGGGGTGTTCAGTACTGAGAATATCGAGGTGGTCTATGTATAA
- a CDS encoding DUF2612 domain-containing protein, translated as MYNHRKKALSRIYLQYKNAPKLLEWISILPDISQSALEEQITKINNLLDIDNAEGDQLDICGRIAGFTERPLIRSDYLSIFAYNGTGGAQPYNVAPYKAPHEQIGKVPVSDYLYRVLIKAKIQKNNTNATLDEIKTAVDYILDVNSAIIDGQDMTMKTIWVDKPIPANVLVLIQLFDLIPRPQGVKASLIRVNHHPFAYKGTFDAQPYGMGAYI; from the coding sequence ATGTATAACCACCGTAAAAAAGCGCTGTCACGGATTTACCTGCAATATAAAAACGCGCCGAAACTGCTTGAATGGATCAGTATTTTACCGGACATCAGCCAATCTGCACTGGAAGAGCAGATCACTAAAATCAATAACCTGTTGGATATTGATAATGCCGAGGGCGATCAACTGGATATCTGTGGCCGCATTGCCGGATTTACTGAGCGGCCACTCATCCGCAGCGATTACTTATCGATATTTGCTTATAACGGTACCGGCGGTGCACAGCCCTATAATGTTGCGCCGTATAAAGCGCCGCATGAACAAATCGGCAAAGTTCCGGTGTCGGATTATCTCTATCGCGTATTAATCAAAGCCAAGATCCAGAAAAACAACACCAACGCCACCTTGGATGAAATCAAAACTGCCGTTGATTACATTCTGGATGTTAATTCCGCCATCATCGATGGGCAGGATATGACCATGAAAACTATCTGGGTCGATAAACCGATCCCCGCTAATGTCTTAGTGCTTATTCAGCTGTTTGATTTAATCCCCCGACCGCAAGGCGTCAAAGCCAGCCTGATCCGCGTTAACCATCATCCCTTTGCCTATAAAGGCACCTTCGACGCTCAGCCATACGGCATGGGTGCTTATATCTAA
- a CDS encoding tail fiber assembly protein, with protein sequence MINDIDKITATAPRSRNIEHYIDVTITDNIAGGTFNFSAAPVDSMAYCVEIYQRALAGDYGVVSVCPDDGNYYEWDGSGWVLARTHAELEQEADEHKKANLLTLAAEAIAPLQDAVDLAMATEREKELITAWKKYRVLLMRIDIAQSPDIIWPVVPE encoded by the coding sequence ATGATTAATGATATAGATAAAATTACTGCCACCGCGCCCCGCTCACGGAATATCGAGCACTATATTGATGTTACGATCACTGACAATATCGCCGGTGGAACCTTTAATTTCAGTGCCGCGCCAGTAGATTCTATGGCGTATTGTGTTGAGATCTACCAGCGAGCTTTAGCCGGGGATTATGGTGTTGTATCAGTCTGTCCCGATGATGGCAATTATTATGAATGGGATGGCTCCGGCTGGGTGCTGGCAAGAACCCATGCAGAACTAGAGCAAGAGGCAGATGAACACAAGAAAGCCAATTTATTAACGTTAGCCGCAGAGGCTATTGCACCGCTTCAGGACGCAGTTGATCTGGCAATGGCAACGGAGCGCGAAAAAGAATTGATTACCGCATGGAAGAAATATCGGGTTCTCTTAATGAGAATTGATATAGCGCAATCGCCTGATATTATCTGGCCGGTGGTACCAGAGTAA
- a CDS encoding acyltransferase family protein: MLATTPTQKTASNKFRNDINGLRAWAVIAVVLYHFGVPGFSGGFVGVDVFFVISGFLMTRIIVSGMESGNFSFLQFYLARARRIIPMLLVLCFALLIFGWFWLPEQNYKLLATHVVNTLFFISNIKFWRESGYFDASSHEKWLLHTWSLSVEWQFYIILPIIIFVLWKFINYKAVKFALFALGFLSLCLSIYASQRWPSAAFYLLPTRMWEMLAGGMAWWVTRRKAMPETLARCTEVIGIVFISASIVLFNSSIVWPGSNALLPVAGAVLVLISARQKSIFTANIIAQKLGASSYSIYLWHWPIVVALTYLSLLSNYKWVLLALVATVILGELSLKLVENPSRKVFAKLSTTSNLVYISLCTLVVGVLALTVRHSTLDRGIMADKETVELYAKIQSFHVMPNRDNGYCFYNVDGESDPIISMEKSVCKLGIKSLKPKGLLFGDSFAGHYEPFVDEVAKKLGISVDSVTTNWCFPSLTDSTNGTKTRVAYKQCLLNREYLKDNISKYDFVIFSGIWFDLYRKGYQNEIVDVIKYAKSKGVKVYVMASPTQYDINVFANFIAAGVNDLPFRLKGNSNKKDDDTQKMDIIFSQLEKDGYIKFIKKDDIFDESDSYHYNGIEIPYSLDGAHISIDSSLMAAKRFIETGVYKKYFSDVK; encoded by the coding sequence ATGTTAGCAACAACTCCAACACAAAAAACAGCATCTAATAAATTTCGTAATGATATCAATGGTCTTAGAGCATGGGCGGTTATTGCCGTTGTTCTGTACCATTTTGGTGTACCAGGGTTCTCGGGTGGGTTTGTCGGTGTGGATGTTTTCTTTGTCATCTCCGGCTTTTTAATGACCCGGATCATCGTTTCTGGCATGGAGTCTGGCAATTTTTCATTCTTACAGTTTTATCTGGCCAGAGCGCGAAGAATTATTCCCATGCTTTTGGTGCTATGTTTTGCGCTATTAATTTTTGGTTGGTTCTGGCTGCCTGAACAGAATTATAAATTGCTAGCAACCCATGTGGTAAATACACTCTTTTTTATATCGAATATTAAATTTTGGCGTGAATCGGGTTATTTCGATGCGTCCTCACATGAAAAGTGGTTGTTACATACCTGGTCACTTTCTGTGGAGTGGCAGTTTTATATTATTCTGCCTATTATCATTTTTGTGCTGTGGAAGTTCATCAATTACAAGGCCGTTAAATTTGCCTTATTCGCACTAGGATTCCTATCACTGTGCCTTTCTATCTATGCTTCACAACGCTGGCCGTCAGCGGCGTTTTACCTTCTGCCAACCAGAATGTGGGAAATGCTGGCTGGGGGGATGGCTTGGTGGGTAACGCGTAGAAAGGCCATGCCGGAGACTCTGGCGAGATGTACAGAAGTTATCGGCATAGTATTTATCTCTGCGTCAATTGTGCTATTTAACTCATCAATTGTTTGGCCCGGCTCAAATGCGCTATTACCGGTAGCCGGCGCGGTGCTGGTACTGATTTCTGCGCGGCAAAAATCAATTTTCACCGCTAACATTATCGCTCAAAAGTTGGGGGCCAGTTCCTATTCTATCTATTTATGGCATTGGCCTATTGTCGTCGCATTAACTTATTTAAGTTTACTCAGTAACTATAAATGGGTGCTGCTGGCTTTAGTTGCTACCGTGATATTAGGTGAATTATCTCTTAAGTTGGTGGAAAATCCATCACGGAAAGTTTTCGCCAAATTATCCACTACCTCTAACCTGGTCTATATATCACTGTGTACACTGGTCGTTGGTGTGCTGGCACTGACAGTTAGGCACAGTACGCTCGATCGCGGCATTATGGCAGATAAAGAAACCGTTGAACTTTATGCAAAAATACAATCATTTCATGTAATGCCAAACCGAGATAATGGTTATTGTTTTTATAATGTTGACGGTGAGTCCGACCCCATCATCTCAATGGAAAAATCAGTGTGCAAACTGGGGATTAAGTCATTGAAGCCAAAAGGTCTGCTTTTTGGTGACTCTTTTGCCGGGCATTATGAACCCTTCGTCGATGAAGTCGCGAAGAAACTCGGTATATCAGTAGATTCCGTCACCACTAACTGGTGTTTCCCGAGTTTAACGGATTCAACCAATGGCACTAAAACACGAGTGGCCTATAAACAGTGCCTGTTAAATAGAGAATATCTAAAAGATAATATTTCAAAATATGATTTCGTTATATTTTCTGGCATCTGGTTTGATTTATATCGCAAAGGTTATCAAAATGAAATTGTTGATGTAATTAAATATGCCAAATCTAAAGGGGTGAAAGTGTATGTAATGGCATCCCCAACACAATACGACATCAATGTTTTTGCTAATTTTATCGCTGCGGGAGTCAATGATTTACCGTTTAGATTAAAAGGTAATTCCAATAAAAAAGATGATGATACCCAAAAGATGGATATTATCTTCTCGCAATTAGAAAAAGATGGGTATATAAAATTCATCAAAAAAGATGACATATTTGATGAAAGTGACTCATACCATTACAATGGAATAGAGATCCCCTACTCTCTTGACGGTGCTCATATCTCAATTGACAGTTCATTGATGGCTGCCAAACGATTTATTGAAACTGGTGTCTATAAAAAATACTTTTCAGATGTAAAGTAA
- a CDS encoding DUF1367 family protein, whose protein sequence is MITAPRTKSPRKKKTEVLGVLLPGGGIKYATDHDRETMKGVPVGTPISMSPIGDCRNLKHHRKFWKLLELGFSYWVPDWTFVSAPEEWIAHEVAKAVGSAAGDPGLYENVTKSIAQAVLDRVIRQRQKRFDGEAVKTDAAYFNHVMIKAGFYDLMANPEGGTLKQRWSIAFVNMDQGAFDRIYKGVAGVIWNETLAQHFDNEYEMEQAVNQLLEY, encoded by the coding sequence ATGATAACAGCACCGCGAACTAAGTCCCCGAGAAAGAAAAAAACGGAGGTGCTGGGCGTGCTGTTACCTGGTGGCGGCATCAAGTACGCCACTGATCATGATCGTGAAACGATGAAGGGGGTGCCTGTTGGCACGCCAATTTCAATGAGTCCAATTGGTGACTGCCGCAATCTGAAGCATCACCGTAAATTCTGGAAACTGCTTGAGTTGGGTTTCTCTTATTGGGTGCCAGACTGGACTTTTGTCAGTGCGCCGGAGGAATGGATAGCACACGAGGTGGCTAAAGCCGTGGGGAGTGCCGCTGGAGATCCGGGACTCTATGAGAATGTTACCAAGTCTATTGCTCAAGCAGTATTAGACAGGGTAATTAGGCAGCGCCAGAAGAGGTTTGATGGGGAGGCGGTAAAGACTGATGCAGCCTACTTCAACCACGTCATGATTAAGGCAGGATTCTATGACCTTATGGCTAACCCTGAAGGCGGGACATTGAAACAGCGTTGGAGTATCGCGTTTGTGAATATGGATCAGGGTGCTTTTGACCGTATTTATAAAGGCGTGGCTGGTGTTATCTGGAATGAGACATTAGCCCAGCACTTTGATAACGAGTATGAAATGGAGCAGGCAGTTAACCAACTGCTGGAGTATTGA
- a CDS encoding nuclease domain-containing protein, whose protein sequence is MKSPAFRSKALRDSARGQCCTLQIPSICNGNPETTVLCHLPSSTHGMGYKSDDYWAGEKEQTLLLALYKTIELWIKSGKAFNG, encoded by the coding sequence ATGAAATCTCCGGCATTTAGAAGTAAAGCCCTGCGCGATTCTGCACGGGGCCAATGCTGCACGCTACAGATCCCCAGCATCTGTAACGGTAACCCAGAAACAACGGTACTGTGCCATTTACCCAGTTCAACCCACGGCATGGGGTATAAGTCAGATGACTACTGGGCCGGAGAGAAGGAGCAAACTCTGTTGTTAGCATTGTACAAAACAATCGAATTGTGGATAAAATCGGGAAAGGCATTTAACGGATAA
- a CDS encoding IS1 family transposase (programmed frameshift) yields the protein MAKVDVKCTFCEQIESVKKHGLGKAKLQRYRCQSCCRTFQLDYAYRACQPGMKSQIVDLAMNNAGIRDTARALHISINAVVRTPKKLSPRVVTTLPLDNLQIQLICEVDEMWSFVGNKKRQRWLWYAWEPRLKRIVAHAFGRRSKMTQCKLLGLLSGFRVAFWCTDNFSAYEMLPATKDITGKLYTQRIERENLNLRNRLKRLNRKTLGYSKSAEMHDKIIGTFIEREHYLQ from the exons ATGGCTAAAGTTGACGTAAAATGCACGTTTTGTGAGCAAATCGAATCTGTTAAAAAGCATGGCCTGGGTAAGGCCAAACTTCAGCGCTATCGGTGCCAGTCGTGCTGCCGTACTTTCCAGCTCGATTATGCTTATCGCGCCTGCCAACCCGGCATGAAATCACAAATTGTCGACCTTGCAATGAACAATGCCGGTATTCGAGACACTGCCCGAGCTTTACATATCAGCATTAATGCCGTTGTGCGCACAC CTAAAAAACTCTCGCCGAGAGTTGTAACCACGCTTCCTCTGGATAACCTGCAAATTCAGCTTATCTGTGAAGTTGATGAAATGTGGTCGTTTGTTGGCAATAAAAAGCGTCAGCGTTGGCTGTGGTATGCATGGGAGCCTCGTCTCAAACGTATTGTTGCTCATGCTTTTGGGCGCAGGAGCAAAATGACGCAGTGCAAATTACTGGGTTTACTGTCGGGCTTCAGAGTCGCCTTCTGGTGTACAGACAACTTCAGTGCTTATGAGATGTTACCGGCTACAAAAGACATCACAGGTAAGCTTTACACCCAGCGGATTGAACGCGAAAACCTGAATCTTCGTAACCGGTTAAAACGACTGAATCGCAAAACGCTTGGGTACTCAAAATCGGCAGAAATGCATGACAAGATAATCGGCACGTTCATTGAGCGTGAGCATTACCTGCAATGA
- a CDS encoding ESPR domain-containing protein has translation MNKVFKIIWNTTLNRFDVVPEFAKAGKKWVVPQI, from the coding sequence ATGAATAAAGTATTTAAAATAATTTGGAATACAACATTGAATCGATTTGATGTGGTGCCCGAGTTTGCAAAAGCAGGGAAAAAATGGGTCGTGCCGCAGATTTAG